From a region of the Primulina eburnea isolate SZY01 chromosome 7, ASM2296580v1, whole genome shotgun sequence genome:
- the LOC140836347 gene encoding OVARIAN TUMOR DOMAIN-containing deubiquitinating enzyme 7-like isoform X7 has product MAKTKHQKVKPKPHKQAKQSHNKKGGKQADTSGFRAQLDALGLKIIQITADGNCFFRALADQLENNEDEHEKYRSMVARFIEQNNREKFEPFVEDEVPFDEYCRSIREDGTWAGNMELQAASLVMRINICIHRHMSPRWYIQNFDMHAARMIHLSYHDGEHYNSLRSEDDDCSGPAKPIVIKGDADLSAKSKQPKVAATKSKHDGLGKVMHLESIALVKCGSGCGDTSKLEQALKETRGDVDAAIENLTAEQESVDQQISHDELSHSVKNSCVSPCGNQDKDSEQHKLKVQESTCHPNLTDKLNEKIHKKSPQPDEMKISRNKACPCGSKKKYKSCCGSVAGNSFGRFPVNSGKDRKQGRRSGSTDEGQPDLGALCI; this is encoded by the exons ATGGCTAAAACGAAGCATCAAAAAGTAAAACCCAAGCCTCATAAACAAGCGAAACAATCCCAT AATAAAAAGGGAGGAAAGCAAGCTGATACTTCTGGATTCCGAGCTCAGCTTGATGCTTTGGGATTGAAAATCATTCAAATCACCGCGGATGGTAATTGCTTTTTCAG GGCATTAGCTGATCAATTGGAAAACAACGAGGATGAGCATGAAAAGTATAGGAGTATGGTGGCTCGATTTATCGAG CAGAACAATCGTGAAAAGTTTGAGCCCTTTGTTGAAGATGAAGTCCCATTTGATGAATACTGTCGGTCTATTCGAGAGGATGGCACTTGGGCCGGAAATATGGAATTGCAAGCAGCTTCTCTTGTGATGCGCATTAACATATGCATTCACAGA CACATGTCACCTCGCTGGTACATACAGAATTTTGATATGCATGCCGCTCGGATGATTCATCT TTCATATCATGATGGAGAGCATTACAATAGTTTGCGCTCAGAGGATGATGATTGCTCTGGGCCAGCTAAGCCAATTGTTATCAAG GGTGATGCTGATCTTTCAGCAAAATCCAAGCAACCAAAAGTAGCTGCCACGAAGTCTAAACATGATGGTTTGGGGAAAGTTATGCATCTGGAATCCATTGCCTTGGTAAAGTGTGGAAGTGGATGCGGAGATACAAGCAAACTAGAACAG GCCCTGAAAGAAACGCGTGGTGATGTTGATGCTGCTATAGAAAATCTTACAGCAGAACAAGAATCTGTAGATCAGCAAATTTCTCATGATGAACTCAGCCATTCAGTGAAAAATTCATGTG TTTCTCCTTGTGGAAATCAAGATAAGGATTCTGAGCAGCACAAGTTAAAAGTTCAAGAAAGTACATGCCATCCGAATCTAACTGACAAGTTAAATGAAAAGATTCACAAGAAGAGCCCTCAACCAGATGAAATG AAAATATCAAGAAACAAGGCATGCCCGTGTGGTTCAAAAAagaaatacaagtcttgttgtGGTTCAGTTGCAGGGAATTCTTTTGGCAGATTTCCAGT GAATAGTGGGAAAGACAGAAAGCAAGGCAGGAGAAGCGGATCAACCGATGAAGGACAACCTGACCTGGGTGCACTCTGCATCTGA
- the LOC140836347 gene encoding OVARIAN TUMOR DOMAIN-containing deubiquitinating enzyme 7-like isoform X1, with amino-acid sequence MAKTKHQKVKPKPHKQAKQSHNKKGGKQADTSGFRAQLDALGLKIIQITADGNCFFRALADQLENNEDEHEKYRSMVARFIEQNNREKFEPFVEDEVPFDEYCRSIREDGTWAGNMELQAASLVMRINICIHRHMSPRWYIQNFDMHAARMIHLSYHDGEHYNSLRSEDDDCSGPAKPIVIKGDADLSAKSKQPKVAATKSKHDGLGKVMHLESIALVKCGSGCGDTSKLEQALKETRGDVDAAIENLTAEQESVDQQISHDELSHSVKNSCVSPCGNQDKDSEQHKLKVQESTCHPNLTDKLNEKIHKKSPQPDEMQKISRNKACPCGSKKKYKSCCGSVAGNSFGRFPVDQTVEYRNSGKDRKQGRRSGSTDEGQPDLGALCI; translated from the exons ATGGCTAAAACGAAGCATCAAAAAGTAAAACCCAAGCCTCATAAACAAGCGAAACAATCCCAT AATAAAAAGGGAGGAAAGCAAGCTGATACTTCTGGATTCCGAGCTCAGCTTGATGCTTTGGGATTGAAAATCATTCAAATCACCGCGGATGGTAATTGCTTTTTCAG GGCATTAGCTGATCAATTGGAAAACAACGAGGATGAGCATGAAAAGTATAGGAGTATGGTGGCTCGATTTATCGAG CAGAACAATCGTGAAAAGTTTGAGCCCTTTGTTGAAGATGAAGTCCCATTTGATGAATACTGTCGGTCTATTCGAGAGGATGGCACTTGGGCCGGAAATATGGAATTGCAAGCAGCTTCTCTTGTGATGCGCATTAACATATGCATTCACAGA CACATGTCACCTCGCTGGTACATACAGAATTTTGATATGCATGCCGCTCGGATGATTCATCT TTCATATCATGATGGAGAGCATTACAATAGTTTGCGCTCAGAGGATGATGATTGCTCTGGGCCAGCTAAGCCAATTGTTATCAAG GGTGATGCTGATCTTTCAGCAAAATCCAAGCAACCAAAAGTAGCTGCCACGAAGTCTAAACATGATGGTTTGGGGAAAGTTATGCATCTGGAATCCATTGCCTTGGTAAAGTGTGGAAGTGGATGCGGAGATACAAGCAAACTAGAACAG GCCCTGAAAGAAACGCGTGGTGATGTTGATGCTGCTATAGAAAATCTTACAGCAGAACAAGAATCTGTAGATCAGCAAATTTCTCATGATGAACTCAGCCATTCAGTGAAAAATTCATGTG TTTCTCCTTGTGGAAATCAAGATAAGGATTCTGAGCAGCACAAGTTAAAAGTTCAAGAAAGTACATGCCATCCGAATCTAACTGACAAGTTAAATGAAAAGATTCACAAGAAGAGCCCTCAACCAGATGAAATG CAGAAAATATCAAGAAACAAGGCATGCCCGTGTGGTTCAAAAAagaaatacaagtcttgttgtGGTTCAGTTGCAGGGAATTCTTTTGGCAGATTTCCAGT TGACCAAACAGTCGAATACAGGAATAGTGGGAAAGACAGAAAGCAAGGCAGGAGAAGCGGATCAACCGATGAAGGACAACCTGACCTGGGTGCACTCTGCATCTGA
- the LOC140836347 gene encoding OVARIAN TUMOR DOMAIN-containing deubiquitinating enzyme 7-like isoform X6, whose translation MAKTKHQKVKPKPHKQAKQSHNKKGGKQADTSGFRAQLDALGLKIIQITADGNCFFRALADQLENNEDEHEKYRSMVARFIEQNNREKFEPFVEDEVPFDEYCRSIREDGTWAGNMELQAASLVMRINICIHRHMSPRWYIQNFDMHAARMIHLSYHDGEHYNSLRSEDDDCSGPAKPIVIKGDADLSAKSKQPKVAATKSKHDGLGKVMHLESIALVKCGSGCGDTSKLEQALKETRGDVDAAIENLTAEQESVDQQISHDELSHSVKNSCVSPCGNQDKDSEQHKLKVQESTCHPNLTDKLNEKIHKKSPQPDEMQKISRNKACPCGSKKKYKSCCGSVAGNSFGRFPVNSGKDRKQGRRSGSTDEGQPDLGALCI comes from the exons ATGGCTAAAACGAAGCATCAAAAAGTAAAACCCAAGCCTCATAAACAAGCGAAACAATCCCAT AATAAAAAGGGAGGAAAGCAAGCTGATACTTCTGGATTCCGAGCTCAGCTTGATGCTTTGGGATTGAAAATCATTCAAATCACCGCGGATGGTAATTGCTTTTTCAG GGCATTAGCTGATCAATTGGAAAACAACGAGGATGAGCATGAAAAGTATAGGAGTATGGTGGCTCGATTTATCGAG CAGAACAATCGTGAAAAGTTTGAGCCCTTTGTTGAAGATGAAGTCCCATTTGATGAATACTGTCGGTCTATTCGAGAGGATGGCACTTGGGCCGGAAATATGGAATTGCAAGCAGCTTCTCTTGTGATGCGCATTAACATATGCATTCACAGA CACATGTCACCTCGCTGGTACATACAGAATTTTGATATGCATGCCGCTCGGATGATTCATCT TTCATATCATGATGGAGAGCATTACAATAGTTTGCGCTCAGAGGATGATGATTGCTCTGGGCCAGCTAAGCCAATTGTTATCAAG GGTGATGCTGATCTTTCAGCAAAATCCAAGCAACCAAAAGTAGCTGCCACGAAGTCTAAACATGATGGTTTGGGGAAAGTTATGCATCTGGAATCCATTGCCTTGGTAAAGTGTGGAAGTGGATGCGGAGATACAAGCAAACTAGAACAG GCCCTGAAAGAAACGCGTGGTGATGTTGATGCTGCTATAGAAAATCTTACAGCAGAACAAGAATCTGTAGATCAGCAAATTTCTCATGATGAACTCAGCCATTCAGTGAAAAATTCATGTG TTTCTCCTTGTGGAAATCAAGATAAGGATTCTGAGCAGCACAAGTTAAAAGTTCAAGAAAGTACATGCCATCCGAATCTAACTGACAAGTTAAATGAAAAGATTCACAAGAAGAGCCCTCAACCAGATGAAATG CAGAAAATATCAAGAAACAAGGCATGCCCGTGTGGTTCAAAAAagaaatacaagtcttgttgtGGTTCAGTTGCAGGGAATTCTTTTGGCAGATTTCCAGT GAATAGTGGGAAAGACAGAAAGCAAGGCAGGAGAAGCGGATCAACCGATGAAGGACAACCTGACCTGGGTGCACTCTGCATCTGA
- the LOC140836347 gene encoding OVARIAN TUMOR DOMAIN-containing deubiquitinating enzyme 7-like isoform X3: MAKTKHQKVKPKPHKQAKQSHNKKGGKQADTSGFRAQLDALGLKIIQITADGNCFFRALADQLENNEDEHEKYRSMVARFIEQNNREKFEPFVEDEVPFDEYCRSIREDGTWAGNMELQAASLVMRINICIHRHMSPRWYIQNFDMHAARMIHLSYHDGEHYNSLRSEDDDCSGPAKPIVIKGDADLSAKSKQPKVAATKSKHDGLGKVMHLESIALVKCGSGCGDTSKLEQALKETRGDVDAAIENLTAEQESVDQQISHDELSHSVKNSCVSPCGNQDKDSEQHKLKVQESTCHPNLTDKLNEKIHKKSPQPDEMKISRNKACPCGSKKKYKSCCGSVAGNSFGRFPVDQTVEYRNSGKDRKQGRRSGSTDEGQPDLGALCI, from the exons ATGGCTAAAACGAAGCATCAAAAAGTAAAACCCAAGCCTCATAAACAAGCGAAACAATCCCAT AATAAAAAGGGAGGAAAGCAAGCTGATACTTCTGGATTCCGAGCTCAGCTTGATGCTTTGGGATTGAAAATCATTCAAATCACCGCGGATGGTAATTGCTTTTTCAG GGCATTAGCTGATCAATTGGAAAACAACGAGGATGAGCATGAAAAGTATAGGAGTATGGTGGCTCGATTTATCGAG CAGAACAATCGTGAAAAGTTTGAGCCCTTTGTTGAAGATGAAGTCCCATTTGATGAATACTGTCGGTCTATTCGAGAGGATGGCACTTGGGCCGGAAATATGGAATTGCAAGCAGCTTCTCTTGTGATGCGCATTAACATATGCATTCACAGA CACATGTCACCTCGCTGGTACATACAGAATTTTGATATGCATGCCGCTCGGATGATTCATCT TTCATATCATGATGGAGAGCATTACAATAGTTTGCGCTCAGAGGATGATGATTGCTCTGGGCCAGCTAAGCCAATTGTTATCAAG GGTGATGCTGATCTTTCAGCAAAATCCAAGCAACCAAAAGTAGCTGCCACGAAGTCTAAACATGATGGTTTGGGGAAAGTTATGCATCTGGAATCCATTGCCTTGGTAAAGTGTGGAAGTGGATGCGGAGATACAAGCAAACTAGAACAG GCCCTGAAAGAAACGCGTGGTGATGTTGATGCTGCTATAGAAAATCTTACAGCAGAACAAGAATCTGTAGATCAGCAAATTTCTCATGATGAACTCAGCCATTCAGTGAAAAATTCATGTG TTTCTCCTTGTGGAAATCAAGATAAGGATTCTGAGCAGCACAAGTTAAAAGTTCAAGAAAGTACATGCCATCCGAATCTAACTGACAAGTTAAATGAAAAGATTCACAAGAAGAGCCCTCAACCAGATGAAATG AAAATATCAAGAAACAAGGCATGCCCGTGTGGTTCAAAAAagaaatacaagtcttgttgtGGTTCAGTTGCAGGGAATTCTTTTGGCAGATTTCCAGT TGACCAAACAGTCGAATACAGGAATAGTGGGAAAGACAGAAAGCAAGGCAGGAGAAGCGGATCAACCGATGAAGGACAACCTGACCTGGGTGCACTCTGCATCTGA
- the LOC140836347 gene encoding OVARIAN TUMOR DOMAIN-containing deubiquitinating enzyme 7-like isoform X5, with amino-acid sequence MAKTKHQKVKPKPHKQAKQSHNKKGGKQADTSGFRAQLDALGLKIIQITADGNCFFRALADQLENNEDEHEKYRSMVARFIEQNNREKFEPFVEDEVPFDEYCRSIREDGTWAGNMELQAASLVMRINICIHRHMSPRWYIQNFDMHAARMIHLSYHDGEHYNSLRSEDDDCSGPAKPIVIKGDADLSAKSKQPKVAATKSKHDGLGKVMHLESIALVKCGSGCGDTSKLEQALKETRGDVDAAIENLTAEQESVDQQISHDELSHSVKNSFSPCGNQDKDSEQHKLKVQESTCHPNLTDKLNEKIHKKSPQPDEMKISRNKACPCGSKKKYKSCCGSVAGNSFGRFPVDQTVEYRNSGKDRKQGRRSGSTDEGQPDLGALCI; translated from the exons ATGGCTAAAACGAAGCATCAAAAAGTAAAACCCAAGCCTCATAAACAAGCGAAACAATCCCAT AATAAAAAGGGAGGAAAGCAAGCTGATACTTCTGGATTCCGAGCTCAGCTTGATGCTTTGGGATTGAAAATCATTCAAATCACCGCGGATGGTAATTGCTTTTTCAG GGCATTAGCTGATCAATTGGAAAACAACGAGGATGAGCATGAAAAGTATAGGAGTATGGTGGCTCGATTTATCGAG CAGAACAATCGTGAAAAGTTTGAGCCCTTTGTTGAAGATGAAGTCCCATTTGATGAATACTGTCGGTCTATTCGAGAGGATGGCACTTGGGCCGGAAATATGGAATTGCAAGCAGCTTCTCTTGTGATGCGCATTAACATATGCATTCACAGA CACATGTCACCTCGCTGGTACATACAGAATTTTGATATGCATGCCGCTCGGATGATTCATCT TTCATATCATGATGGAGAGCATTACAATAGTTTGCGCTCAGAGGATGATGATTGCTCTGGGCCAGCTAAGCCAATTGTTATCAAG GGTGATGCTGATCTTTCAGCAAAATCCAAGCAACCAAAAGTAGCTGCCACGAAGTCTAAACATGATGGTTTGGGGAAAGTTATGCATCTGGAATCCATTGCCTTGGTAAAGTGTGGAAGTGGATGCGGAGATACAAGCAAACTAGAACAG GCCCTGAAAGAAACGCGTGGTGATGTTGATGCTGCTATAGAAAATCTTACAGCAGAACAAGAATCTGTAGATCAGCAAATTTCTCATGATGAACTCAGCCATTCAGTGAAAAATTCAT TTTCTCCTTGTGGAAATCAAGATAAGGATTCTGAGCAGCACAAGTTAAAAGTTCAAGAAAGTACATGCCATCCGAATCTAACTGACAAGTTAAATGAAAAGATTCACAAGAAGAGCCCTCAACCAGATGAAATG AAAATATCAAGAAACAAGGCATGCCCGTGTGGTTCAAAAAagaaatacaagtcttgttgtGGTTCAGTTGCAGGGAATTCTTTTGGCAGATTTCCAGT TGACCAAACAGTCGAATACAGGAATAGTGGGAAAGACAGAAAGCAAGGCAGGAGAAGCGGATCAACCGATGAAGGACAACCTGACCTGGGTGCACTCTGCATCTGA
- the LOC140836347 gene encoding OVARIAN TUMOR DOMAIN-containing deubiquitinating enzyme 7-like isoform X4, translating into MAKTKHQKVKPKPHKQAKQSHNKKGGKQADTSGFRAQLDALGLKIIQITADGNCFFRALADQLENNEDEHEKYRSMVARFIEQNNREKFEPFVEDEVPFDEYCRSIREDGTWAGNMELQAASLVMRINICIHRHMSPRWYIQNFDMHAARMIHLSYHDGEHYNSLRSEDDDCSGPAKPIVIKGDADLSAKSKQPKVAATKSKHDGLGKVMHLESIALVKCGSGCGDTSKLEQALKETRGDVDAAIENLTAEQESVDQQISHDELSHSVKNSFSPCGNQDKDSEQHKLKVQESTCHPNLTDKLNEKIHKKSPQPDEMQKISRNKACPCGSKKKYKSCCGSVAGNSFGRFPVDQTVEYRNSGKDRKQGRRSGSTDEGQPDLGALCI; encoded by the exons ATGGCTAAAACGAAGCATCAAAAAGTAAAACCCAAGCCTCATAAACAAGCGAAACAATCCCAT AATAAAAAGGGAGGAAAGCAAGCTGATACTTCTGGATTCCGAGCTCAGCTTGATGCTTTGGGATTGAAAATCATTCAAATCACCGCGGATGGTAATTGCTTTTTCAG GGCATTAGCTGATCAATTGGAAAACAACGAGGATGAGCATGAAAAGTATAGGAGTATGGTGGCTCGATTTATCGAG CAGAACAATCGTGAAAAGTTTGAGCCCTTTGTTGAAGATGAAGTCCCATTTGATGAATACTGTCGGTCTATTCGAGAGGATGGCACTTGGGCCGGAAATATGGAATTGCAAGCAGCTTCTCTTGTGATGCGCATTAACATATGCATTCACAGA CACATGTCACCTCGCTGGTACATACAGAATTTTGATATGCATGCCGCTCGGATGATTCATCT TTCATATCATGATGGAGAGCATTACAATAGTTTGCGCTCAGAGGATGATGATTGCTCTGGGCCAGCTAAGCCAATTGTTATCAAG GGTGATGCTGATCTTTCAGCAAAATCCAAGCAACCAAAAGTAGCTGCCACGAAGTCTAAACATGATGGTTTGGGGAAAGTTATGCATCTGGAATCCATTGCCTTGGTAAAGTGTGGAAGTGGATGCGGAGATACAAGCAAACTAGAACAG GCCCTGAAAGAAACGCGTGGTGATGTTGATGCTGCTATAGAAAATCTTACAGCAGAACAAGAATCTGTAGATCAGCAAATTTCTCATGATGAACTCAGCCATTCAGTGAAAAATTCAT TTTCTCCTTGTGGAAATCAAGATAAGGATTCTGAGCAGCACAAGTTAAAAGTTCAAGAAAGTACATGCCATCCGAATCTAACTGACAAGTTAAATGAAAAGATTCACAAGAAGAGCCCTCAACCAGATGAAATG CAGAAAATATCAAGAAACAAGGCATGCCCGTGTGGTTCAAAAAagaaatacaagtcttgttgtGGTTCAGTTGCAGGGAATTCTTTTGGCAGATTTCCAGT TGACCAAACAGTCGAATACAGGAATAGTGGGAAAGACAGAAAGCAAGGCAGGAGAAGCGGATCAACCGATGAAGGACAACCTGACCTGGGTGCACTCTGCATCTGA
- the LOC140836347 gene encoding OVARIAN TUMOR DOMAIN-containing deubiquitinating enzyme 7-like isoform X10, with protein sequence MAKTKHQKVKPKPHKQAKQSHNKKGGKQADTSGFRAQLDALGLKIIQITADGNCFFRALADQLENNEDEHEKYRSMVARFIEHMSPRWYIQNFDMHAARMIHLSYHDGEHYNSLRSEDDDCSGPAKPIVIKGDADLSAKSKQPKVAATKSKHDGLGKVMHLESIALVKCGSGCGDTSKLEQALKETRGDVDAAIENLTAEQESVDQQISHDELSHSVKNSCVSPCGNQDKDSEQHKLKVQESTCHPNLTDKLNEKIHKKSPQPDEMQKISRNKACPCGSKKKYKSCCGSVAGNSFGRFPVDQTVEYRNSGKDRKQGRRSGSTDEGQPDLGALCI encoded by the exons ATGGCTAAAACGAAGCATCAAAAAGTAAAACCCAAGCCTCATAAACAAGCGAAACAATCCCAT AATAAAAAGGGAGGAAAGCAAGCTGATACTTCTGGATTCCGAGCTCAGCTTGATGCTTTGGGATTGAAAATCATTCAAATCACCGCGGATGGTAATTGCTTTTTCAG GGCATTAGCTGATCAATTGGAAAACAACGAGGATGAGCATGAAAAGTATAGGAGTATGGTGGCTCGATTTATCGAG CACATGTCACCTCGCTGGTACATACAGAATTTTGATATGCATGCCGCTCGGATGATTCATCT TTCATATCATGATGGAGAGCATTACAATAGTTTGCGCTCAGAGGATGATGATTGCTCTGGGCCAGCTAAGCCAATTGTTATCAAG GGTGATGCTGATCTTTCAGCAAAATCCAAGCAACCAAAAGTAGCTGCCACGAAGTCTAAACATGATGGTTTGGGGAAAGTTATGCATCTGGAATCCATTGCCTTGGTAAAGTGTGGAAGTGGATGCGGAGATACAAGCAAACTAGAACAG GCCCTGAAAGAAACGCGTGGTGATGTTGATGCTGCTATAGAAAATCTTACAGCAGAACAAGAATCTGTAGATCAGCAAATTTCTCATGATGAACTCAGCCATTCAGTGAAAAATTCATGTG TTTCTCCTTGTGGAAATCAAGATAAGGATTCTGAGCAGCACAAGTTAAAAGTTCAAGAAAGTACATGCCATCCGAATCTAACTGACAAGTTAAATGAAAAGATTCACAAGAAGAGCCCTCAACCAGATGAAATG CAGAAAATATCAAGAAACAAGGCATGCCCGTGTGGTTCAAAAAagaaatacaagtcttgttgtGGTTCAGTTGCAGGGAATTCTTTTGGCAGATTTCCAGT TGACCAAACAGTCGAATACAGGAATAGTGGGAAAGACAGAAAGCAAGGCAGGAGAAGCGGATCAACCGATGAAGGACAACCTGACCTGGGTGCACTCTGCATCTGA
- the LOC140836347 gene encoding OVARIAN TUMOR DOMAIN-containing deubiquitinating enzyme 7-like isoform X2 produces MAKTKHQKVKPKPHKQAKQSHNKKGGKQADTSGFRAQLDALGLKIIQITADGNCFFRALADQLENNEDEHEKYRSMVARFIENNREKFEPFVEDEVPFDEYCRSIREDGTWAGNMELQAASLVMRINICIHRHMSPRWYIQNFDMHAARMIHLSYHDGEHYNSLRSEDDDCSGPAKPIVIKGDADLSAKSKQPKVAATKSKHDGLGKVMHLESIALVKCGSGCGDTSKLEQALKETRGDVDAAIENLTAEQESVDQQISHDELSHSVKNSCVSPCGNQDKDSEQHKLKVQESTCHPNLTDKLNEKIHKKSPQPDEMQKISRNKACPCGSKKKYKSCCGSVAGNSFGRFPVDQTVEYRNSGKDRKQGRRSGSTDEGQPDLGALCI; encoded by the exons ATGGCTAAAACGAAGCATCAAAAAGTAAAACCCAAGCCTCATAAACAAGCGAAACAATCCCAT AATAAAAAGGGAGGAAAGCAAGCTGATACTTCTGGATTCCGAGCTCAGCTTGATGCTTTGGGATTGAAAATCATTCAAATCACCGCGGATGGTAATTGCTTTTTCAG GGCATTAGCTGATCAATTGGAAAACAACGAGGATGAGCATGAAAAGTATAGGAGTATGGTGGCTCGATTTATCGAG AACAATCGTGAAAAGTTTGAGCCCTTTGTTGAAGATGAAGTCCCATTTGATGAATACTGTCGGTCTATTCGAGAGGATGGCACTTGGGCCGGAAATATGGAATTGCAAGCAGCTTCTCTTGTGATGCGCATTAACATATGCATTCACAGA CACATGTCACCTCGCTGGTACATACAGAATTTTGATATGCATGCCGCTCGGATGATTCATCT TTCATATCATGATGGAGAGCATTACAATAGTTTGCGCTCAGAGGATGATGATTGCTCTGGGCCAGCTAAGCCAATTGTTATCAAG GGTGATGCTGATCTTTCAGCAAAATCCAAGCAACCAAAAGTAGCTGCCACGAAGTCTAAACATGATGGTTTGGGGAAAGTTATGCATCTGGAATCCATTGCCTTGGTAAAGTGTGGAAGTGGATGCGGAGATACAAGCAAACTAGAACAG GCCCTGAAAGAAACGCGTGGTGATGTTGATGCTGCTATAGAAAATCTTACAGCAGAACAAGAATCTGTAGATCAGCAAATTTCTCATGATGAACTCAGCCATTCAGTGAAAAATTCATGTG TTTCTCCTTGTGGAAATCAAGATAAGGATTCTGAGCAGCACAAGTTAAAAGTTCAAGAAAGTACATGCCATCCGAATCTAACTGACAAGTTAAATGAAAAGATTCACAAGAAGAGCCCTCAACCAGATGAAATG CAGAAAATATCAAGAAACAAGGCATGCCCGTGTGGTTCAAAAAagaaatacaagtcttgttgtGGTTCAGTTGCAGGGAATTCTTTTGGCAGATTTCCAGT TGACCAAACAGTCGAATACAGGAATAGTGGGAAAGACAGAAAGCAAGGCAGGAGAAGCGGATCAACCGATGAAGGACAACCTGACCTGGGTGCACTCTGCATCTGA
- the LOC140836347 gene encoding OVARIAN TUMOR DOMAIN-containing deubiquitinating enzyme 7-like isoform X9, whose translation MASVVRGRALADQLENNEDEHEKYRSMVARFIENNREKFEPFVEDEVPFDEYCRSIREDGTWAGNMELQAASLVMRINICIHRHMSPRWYIQNFDMHAARMIHLSYHDGEHYNSLRSEDDDCSGPAKPIVIKGDADLSAKSKQPKVAATKSKHDGLGKVMHLESIALVKCGSGCGDTSKLEQALKETRGDVDAAIENLTAEQESVDQQISHDELSHSVKNSCVSPCGNQDKDSEQHKLKVQESTCHPNLTDKLNEKIHKKSPQPDEMQKISRNKACPCGSKKKYKSCCGSVAGNSFGRFPVDQTVEYRNSGKDRKQGRRSGSTDEGQPDLGALCI comes from the exons ATG GCTAGTGTTGTTCGCGGCAGGGCATTAGCTGATCAATTGGAAAACAACGAGGATGAGCATGAAAAGTATAGGAGTATGGTGGCTCGATTTATCGAG AACAATCGTGAAAAGTTTGAGCCCTTTGTTGAAGATGAAGTCCCATTTGATGAATACTGTCGGTCTATTCGAGAGGATGGCACTTGGGCCGGAAATATGGAATTGCAAGCAGCTTCTCTTGTGATGCGCATTAACATATGCATTCACAGA CACATGTCACCTCGCTGGTACATACAGAATTTTGATATGCATGCCGCTCGGATGATTCATCT TTCATATCATGATGGAGAGCATTACAATAGTTTGCGCTCAGAGGATGATGATTGCTCTGGGCCAGCTAAGCCAATTGTTATCAAG GGTGATGCTGATCTTTCAGCAAAATCCAAGCAACCAAAAGTAGCTGCCACGAAGTCTAAACATGATGGTTTGGGGAAAGTTATGCATCTGGAATCCATTGCCTTGGTAAAGTGTGGAAGTGGATGCGGAGATACAAGCAAACTAGAACAG GCCCTGAAAGAAACGCGTGGTGATGTTGATGCTGCTATAGAAAATCTTACAGCAGAACAAGAATCTGTAGATCAGCAAATTTCTCATGATGAACTCAGCCATTCAGTGAAAAATTCATGTG TTTCTCCTTGTGGAAATCAAGATAAGGATTCTGAGCAGCACAAGTTAAAAGTTCAAGAAAGTACATGCCATCCGAATCTAACTGACAAGTTAAATGAAAAGATTCACAAGAAGAGCCCTCAACCAGATGAAATG CAGAAAATATCAAGAAACAAGGCATGCCCGTGTGGTTCAAAAAagaaatacaagtcttgttgtGGTTCAGTTGCAGGGAATTCTTTTGGCAGATTTCCAGT TGACCAAACAGTCGAATACAGGAATAGTGGGAAAGACAGAAAGCAAGGCAGGAGAAGCGGATCAACCGATGAAGGACAACCTGACCTGGGTGCACTCTGCATCTGA